The following coding sequences lie in one Panicum virgatum strain AP13 chromosome 6N, P.virgatum_v5, whole genome shotgun sequence genomic window:
- the LOC120677376 gene encoding LRR receptor-like serine/threonine-protein kinase RGI3, with translation MPPRLRATLALALVACLSPALLAPCHGVNEQGQALLRWKGSMNAARGALDSWRAADATPCRWSGVSCDARGDVVALSIKSVDLGGALPAADLRPLGPSLKTLVLSGTNLTGAIPKELGDLAELTTLDLSKNQLSGAIPPELCRLGKLQTLALNTNSLRGAIPTDIGNLTSLTSLTLYDNELSGVIPASIGNLKKLQVLRAGGNQALKGPLPPEIGGCTDLTMLGLAETGMSGSLPDTIGQLKKIQTIAIYTAMLTGSIPASIGNCTELTSLYLYQNSLSGPIPPELGRLRKLQTVLLWQNQLVGTIPPEIANCKELVLIDLSLNSLTGPIPSSFGTLPNLQQLQLSTNKLTGVIPPELSNCTSLTDVEVDNNELSGEIGLDFPRLRNLTLFYAWQNRLTGPVPASLSQCEGLQSLDLSYNNLTGPVPRELFALQNLTKLLLLDNDLSGFIPPEIGNCTNLYRLRLNNNRLSGTIPAEIGRLKNLNFLDLGGNRFVGPLPAALSGCDNLEFMDLHSNALSGALPDELPRSLQFVDISDNKLSGLLGPGIGQLPELTKLNLGKNRISGAIPPELGSCEKLQLLDLGDNALSGGIPLELGKLPSLEISLNLSCNRLSGEIPSQFGDLDKLGSLDISYNQLSGSLAPLARLENLVMLNISYNAFSGDLPDTPFFQKLPLSDIAGNHLLVVGAGADEASRHAALSALKLAMTILAVVSALLLLAATYVLARSGRRDGAIHGADETWEVTLYQKLADFSVDEVARALTSANVIGTGSSGVVYRVGLPGGDSLAVKKMWSSDEAGAFRNEISALGSIRHRNIVRLLGWGANRSTKLLFYAYLPNGSLSGFLHRGGVKGAADWGARYDIALGVAHAVAYLHYDCLPAILHGDIKAMNVLLGPRNEPYLADFGLARVLSGAVASGSAKLDSSKPTRIAGSYGYIAPEYASMQRITEKSDVYSFGVVVLEILTGRHPLDPTLPGGAHLVQWVREHVQAKRCTAELLDPRLRGKPEAQVQEMLQVFSVAMLCIAHRADDRPAMKDVVALLKEVRRPAEGGEEGKEQPACNSAAAGRAGAAVAGPEPAAEGRRVELLVRHVRVL, from the exons ATGCCGCCACGCTTGCGCGCCACCCTCGCCCTCGCGCTCGTCGCGTGCCTCTCCCCGGCGCTGCTCGCGCCGTGCCACGGCGTCAACGAGCAGGGCCAGGCGCTGCTGCGATGGAAGGGGTCCATgaacgcggcgcgcggcgcgctgGACTCGTGGCGCGCCGCCGACGCGACGCCGTGCCGGTGGTCCGGCGTGTCGTGCGACGCGCGTGGCGACGTCGTGGCGCTGAGCATCAAGTCGGTCGACCTCGGCGgggcgctgccggcggcggaCCTGCGCCCGCTGGGGCCCTCGCTCAAGACGCTGGTGCTCTCCGGCACCAACCTCACCGGCGCGATCCCCAAGGAGCTCGGCGACCTCGCCGAGCTGACCACGCTTGACCTCAGCAAGAACCAGCTGTCGGGCGCCATCCCGCCCGAGCTGTGCCGGCTCGGGAAGCTCCAGACACTGGCGCTCAACACCAACTCGCTGCGTGGCGCCATCCCCACCGACATTGGCAACCTCACCAGCCTCACGTCCCTCACGCTCTACGACAACGAGCTGAGCGGCGTGATCCCGGCGAGCATCGGCAACCTCAAGAAGCTGCAGGTGCTTCGCGCCGGCGGGAACCAGGCGCTGAAGGGCCCGCTGCCGCCGGAGATCGGCGGGTGCACCGACCTCACCATGCTCGGCCTCGCCGAGACCGGCATGTCCGGGAGCCTCCCGGACACGATCGGCCAGCTCAAGAAGATCCAGACGATCGCCATCTACACCGCAATGCTCACCGGCTCGATCCCGGCGAGCATCGGCAACTGCACCGAGCTCACCAGCCTCTACCTGTACCAGAACTCCCTCTCCGGCCCCATCCCGCCGGAGCTCGGCCGGCTTCGCAAGCTGCAGACGGTGCTCCTGTGGCAGAACCAGCTCGTCGGCACGATCCCGCCGGAGATCGCCAACTGCAAGGAGCTCGTGCTCATCGACCTGTCGCTGAACTCGCTCACCGGGCCCATCCCGAGCAGCTTCGGCACGCTGCCGAAcctgcagcagctgcagctcagcacgAACAAGCTCACCGGCGTCATCCCGCCGGAGCTCTCCAACTGCACGTCGCTGACCGACGTCGAGGTGGACAACAACGAGCTGTCCGGCGAGATCGGCCTCGACTTCCCGCGGCTGCGCAACCTGACTCTGTTCTACGCGTGGCAGAACCGGCTGACCGGCCCCGTGCCGGCGAGCCTGTCCCAGTGCGAGGGCTTGCAGTCGCTGGACCTCTCGTACAACAACCTCACCGGCCCCGTCCCGAGGGAGCTGTTCGCGCTGCAGAACCTGACCAAGCTGCTGCTCCTCGACAACGACCTCTCCGGGTTCATCCCGCCGGAGATCGGCAACTGCACCAACCTCTACCGGCTCCGGCTCAACAACAACCGGCTGTCGGGGACGATCCCCGCGGAGATCGGCAGGTTGAAGAACCTCAATTTCCTCGACCTGGGCGGCAACCGCTTCGTCGGCCCGTTGCCGGCGGCGTTGTCCGGCTGCGACAACCTGGAATTCATGGACCTCCACTCGAACGCCCTGTCCGGCGCGCTGCCGGACGAGCTGCCCCGCAGTCTCCAGTTCGTCGACATCTCCGACAACAAGCTCTCCGGCCTGCTGGGCCCCGGCATTGGACAGTTGCCGGAGCTGACGAAGCTTAACCTGGGGAAGAACCGGATCTCCGGCGCCATACCGCCGGAGCTCGGTTCCTGCGAGAAGCTCCAGCTGCTGGACCTCGGCGACAACGCGCTCTCAGGTGGCATCCCGCTGGAGCTCGGGAAGCTTCCGTCGCTCGAGATTTCGCTTAACCTCAGCTGCAACCGCCTCTCCGGGGAGATCCCGTCGCAGTTCGGCGATCTCGACAAGCTCGGCAGCCTCGACATATCGTACAACCAGCTCTCCGGCAGCCTTGCGCCCCTCGCGAGGCTCGAGAACCTCGTCATGCTCAACATCTCCTACAACGCATTCTCCGGTGACCTCCCGGACACGCCCTTCTTCCAGAAGCTTCCGCTCAGCGACATCGCCGGCAACCACCTGCTTGTcgtgggcgccggcgccgacgaggcCTCCCGGCACGCCGCCCTCTCGGCGCTGAAGCTGGCCATGACGATTCTGGCCGTGGTGagcgcgctcctcctcctggcGGCGACCTACGTGCTCGCCCGCTCGGGCCGCCGCGACGGCGCCATCCACGGCGCCGACGAGACGTGGGAGGTGACCCTGTACCAGAAGCTGGCCGACTTCTCCGTGGACGAGGTGGCGCGCGCGCTGACGTCGGCGAACGTGATCGGCACGGGCAGCTCGGGCGTGGTGTACCGCGTGGGGCTCCCCGGGGGCGACTCGCTGGCCGTGAAGAAGATGTGGTCGTCCGACGAGGCCGGCGCGTTCCGCAACGAGATCTCGGCGCTGGGCTCCATCCGCCACCGCAACATCGTGCGGCTGCTCGGGTGGGGCGCCAACCGCAGCACCAAGCTGCTGTTCTACGCGTACCTCCCCAACGGCAGCCTGAGCGGGTTCCTCCACCGCGGCGGCGTCAAGGGCGCCGCCGACTGGGGCGCGCGCTACGACATCGCGCTCGGCGTCGCGCACGCCGTGGCGTACCTCCACTACGACTGCCTGCCGGCCATCCTGCACGGCGACATCAAGGCCATGAACGTCCTGCTCGGCCCCCGGAACGAGCCCTACCTTGCCGACTTCGGCCTCGCCCGCGTCCTCTCCGGCGCCGTCGCCTCCGGCTCCGCCAAGCTCGACTCCTCCAAACCGACGCGCATCGCCGGCTCCTACGGCTACATCGCGCCAG AGTACGCGTCGATGCAGAGGATCACGGAGAAGAgcgacgtgtacagcttcggcGTGGTGGTGCTGGAGATCCTGACGGGGAGGCACCCGCTGGACCCGACGCTGCCGGGCGGCGCGCACCTGGTGCAGTGGGTGCGGGAGCACGTGCAGGCCAAGCGCtgcacggcggagctcctggACCCGCGGCTGCGCGGCAAGCCGGAGGCGCAGGTGCAGGAGATGCTGCAGGTGTTCTCGGTGGCCATGCTCTGCATCGCGCACCGCGCCGACGACCGGCCGGCGATGAAGGACGTCGTGGCGCTGCTCAAGGAGGTCAGGCGGCCCGCCGagggcggggaggaggggaaggagCAGCCGGCGTGcaactccgccgccgctggccgtgCAGGCGCAGCGGTCGCCGGTCCGGAGCCCGCTGCCGAAGGGCGGCGCGTCGAGCTGCTCGTTCGCCATGTCCGAGTACTCTAG
- the LOC120677381 gene encoding lysine-rich arabinogalactan protein 17-like encodes MANLATAPLAHATTTHRTKLLPCSRESRAPALFPCCPERASSPVMAATGLARRAPTSGLPPPKPATEIASPPPTDSPRPNPACPATPERRRSGTVPLPPAARRGTATTDHLLALQGHLQV; translated from the exons ATGGCCAATTTGGCCACGGCGCCGCTCGCGCACGCCACAACGACGCATCGCACGAAGCTTCTCCCCTGCTCACGCGAGAGCCGAGCCCCAGCCCTTTTCCCCTGCTGCCCAGAGCGCGCCTCGTCGCCCGTCATGGCTGCCACCGGCCTTGCACGCCGCGCTCCCACCTCCGGCCTTCCTCCACCCAAGCCGGCCACCGAaatagcttctccacctcccacTGATTCTCCACGGCCCAACCCCGCTTGCCCAGccacgccggaacgccgccgcagcggcacAGTACCACTgccacccgccgcccgccgtggaaCCGCCACCACGGACCACCTCCTCGCGCTCCAAGGCCACCTACAG gtatag
- the LOC120677379 gene encoding elongator complex protein 2-like, which yields MSPAAGEVAGARGEGGSVEARRVFIGAGCNRVVNNVSWGACGLVAFGAQNAVALFSPQTGEIVTTLPGHKAPVNCTLWLPTKKDVLQVRGRETYYLLSGSADGAILAWKIGSGKGEWSHVLQLPGMHKKGITCLAGRMVSDTIVIFASTSSDGIVVIWEMVIEPTPGGSCKVSCLHTLSVGSKPMVSLSLAVLPEQRSHLILAMGGLDHKIHIYCGDKSGKFIKACELKGHSDWIRSLDFSLPVTISSEKHNLFLVSSSQDRTIRIWKMDSEAVSSGSTAQLRKANIEMTSYIEGPLFVAGNTSYQVSLESLLVGHEDWVYSVEWQPPTVLPGNEAHQAMSILSASMDKMMMIWKPEKNTGLWINSVTVGELSHSALGFYGGHWQPDGKSILAHGYGGSFHMWRDVGLDSENWQPQIVPSGHFAPVSDLTWARSGQYLLSVSHDQTTRIFAPWRNQVNPGDMIYWREIARPQIHGHDINCVAFIQGSGNHRFVSGADEKVSRVFEAPLSFLKTLQQATLLKPDISDDFDNVQVLGANMSALGLSQKPIYTHGVKESPSSNSSDGPESMETIPDAVPTVFTEPPVEDQLAWNTLWPESHKLYGHGNELFSICCDYEGKLVASSCKAQSAPVAEIWLWEVGTWKAVGHLQSHNLTVTQMEFSRDNAFLLSVSRDRHLSIFSIRKTKEGVEHRLVAKHEAHKRIIWACSWNPFGYQFATGSRDKTVKIWCVQDASSVKLLATLPQFCDSVTALAWMGRDRASNAGILAVGMDNGLIELWSVSGGRASAGSSTPDSSPLSAACMLQFDPLLCHVSTVHRLRWRQPDSSDEKSALELASCGADHCVRVFDVHCRT from the exons ATGTCGCCGGCTGCCGGAGAGGTCGCTGGAGCCCGCGGAGAGGGCGGGAGCGTGGAGGCCCGGAGAGTCTTCATAGGCGCCGGCTGCAACCGTGTGGTGAACAACGTCTCGTGGGGAGCTTGCGGCCTAGTGGCCTTCGGCGCCCAGAACGCCGTCGCCCTCTTCTCGCCCCAG ACAGGTGAGATCGTGACGACGCTTCCGGGGCACAAGGCACCGGTGAACTGCACGCTATGGCTTCCCACGAAGAAGGATGTGCTCCAAG TTCGTGGCAGGGAGACATACTATCTACTCTCAGGAAGTGCTGATGGCGCAATCCTGGCATGGAAGATTGGTTCTGGCAAAGGAGAG TGGTCTCATGTGTTGCAGCTCCCAGGGATGCATAAGAAAGGGATCACCTGTCTTGCTGGAAGGATGGTGTCTGATACTATTGTAATTTTTGCTTCTACTTCGTCAGATGGTATTGTGGTTATCTGGGAAATGGTTATTGAGCCCACCCCTGGTG GCAGCTGCAAAGTGTCTTGCCTGCATACTTTGTCCGTCGGTTCAAAACCAATGGTTTCACTTTCATTAGCAGTGTTACCAGAACAGAGAAGCCATCTAATTTTGGCAATGGGTGGTCTAGATCACAAGATCCACATTTATTGTGGGGATAAGTCAGGCAAG TTCATTAAAGCTTGTGAACTTAAGGGCCATTCTGATTGGATCAGAAGTTTAGACTTTTCTTTACCCGTGACGATAAGCAGTGAAAAGCACAACCTTTTCCTTGTTAGCTCATCTCAGGACAGAACCATTCGGATATGGAAAATGGATTCAGAAGCCGTTTCATCAGGCTCCACGGCACAATTGAGGAAGGCAAATATTGAAATGACCTCCTATATTGAGGGACCACTTTTTGTAGCTGGTAATACAAGCTATCAAGTATCACTGGAATCTCTTCTTGTTGGCCATGAAGATTGGGTATATTCCGTAGAGTGGCAACCGCCTACAGTGTTACCTGGGAATGAAGCTCATCAGGCGATGAGTATACTATCAGCATCCATGgacaagatgatgatgatatgGAAGCCTGAGAAAAATACTGGCCTTTGGATTAATTCAGTGACAGTTGGTGAGTTGAGTCATTCAGCACTTGGATTTTATGGTGGACACTGGCAGCCTGATGGTAAATCAATTCTTGCACATGGCTATGGTGGTTCCTTTCATATGTGGAGAGATGTTGGACTGGATTCTGAAAATTGGCAGCCTCAGATTGTCCCATCTGGTCATTTTGCACCTGTGTCTGACTTAACATGGGCAAGATCTGGTCAATATTTGTTATCCGTTAGTCATGACCAG ACAACACGCATATTTGCTCCTTGGAGAAATCAAGTTAACCCTGGAGACATGATCTATTGGCGCGAAATCGCACGTCCGCAAATTCATGGCCACGATATTAACTGTGTAGCATTCATTCAGGGTAGTGGGAACCACCGGTTTGTTAGCGGTGCTGATGAAAAGGTCTCTAGAGTCTTTGAAGCTCCCTTATCATTTTTGAAGACCCTACAACAAGCAACTTTGTTGAAACCTGACATCTCTGACGATTTTGACAATGTGCAAGTCCTTGGAGCAAATATGTCTGCTCTTGGGCTGTCACAGAAACCCATATATACACATG GAGTCAAGGAATCCCCAAGCAGTAATTCTAGTGATGGTCCAGAGTCTATGGAGACAATTCCTGATGCAGTTCCTACTGTATTTACCGAACCCCCTGTGGAGGACCAACTTGCATGGAATACTCTATGGCCTGAATCGCACAAACTATATGGTCATGGAAACGAGCTCTTCTCGATATGCTGTGATTATGAAGGGAAGCTTGTTGCATCATCTTGCAAG GCTCAATCAGCGCCAGTTGCTGAGATCTGGCTCTGGGAAGTTGGAACATGGAAAGCTGTTGGCCACTTGCAATCCCACAATCTTACAGTGACACAAATGGAGTTCTCTCGTGATAATGCTTTTCTCTTGAGTGTCTCGAGGGATCGCCATTTGTCAATCTTTTCAATCAGGAAAACAA AGGAAGGAGTGGAACACCGTCTTGTTGCAAAGCATGAAGCACACAAAAGAATTATATGGGCATGCTCATGGAACCCCTTTGGTTATCAATTTGCAACTGGATCAAGGGACAAGACTGTCAAGATATGGTGTGTTCAAGATGCATCTTCTGTGAAACTGCTTGCAACATTGCCTCAGTTCTGTGACAGTGTCACCGCACTGGCATGGATGGGCCGTGACCGTGCTTCCAATGCCGGTATTCTTGCTGTTGGCATGGACAATGGATTAATCGAGCTCTGGAGTGTTTCAGGTGGAAGAGCTTCTGCAGGCAGCAGTACTCCAGACTCATCTCCGCTCAGTGCAGCATGTATGCTCCAATTTGACCCTCTGTTGTGTCACGTGTCAACCGTGCACCGTTTACGTTGGCGGCAACCCGACTCATCTGATGAGAAATCGGCACTTGAGCTGGCTTCCTGTGGAGCTGATCACTGTGTGAGGGTGTTTGATGTCCATTGCAGGACATAG